The following nucleotide sequence is from Tribolium castaneum strain GA2 chromosome 5, icTriCast1.1, whole genome shotgun sequence.
aaacaacatATGATCATAATTATTTCACATCGTTACTCCGAGTAGTTTTTTCTCGGTACCAATCACCTAAACTTAATAGGAAATTATACCGAAGTAAATATTAATCAAAGATAAAATTCACTCATACTAATGCGAGAAAATTAACTGTTTCAAACCTgggatttttgttaaaaaaaaaacaacattttttgtcaaatattttatttccttCTGGAATCCAAATAGCCCGAGAGCCAGGGACTCGTACCATCATCGCCGACATTTCCACATTGGTGACCTTGTCTAGCATctgaaaattattgttattggtTGTAAATGTGACGGATGTTACATAAAATCGGCGAGAAAGTCCGATTAAAGCGGCCACTTCTGTTGGTcagaaatattcaaaaaatggaTAAATTCTCGTACAATTGAGGCGCCAGATATGTAAAACAGATCCGTTAccttattattaacttttcaaGTTCCCATCTCCCCGCAATTACCATCATTATGCATCGCCAGGACACGATATTCAACAAATGTTAGATGATCATTGTAGGTTACATTTTTCCAACTTGCACAATACACAACGCTTCagaaaatttatcttttcgaTAGATCTAATAATAGAGAGGTAGTGATGTATCGCCCGTGTTGAAACACGTCGTGGCCACATTTTGAAAACCTTTGacaaagagatgaaaaaaaaagttgcatAATTGGGATTCTAGTGAAATTATCAGTGCGATATGGTAAAATAGGAACGTAACTTTCCCTTACTAATGTCATcgcataaaattataaaagcttGCACAACGGTGTAGTAAAACTCGTCGTTATTAAAATAtcgtttatttacatttttcgtaCATAAATAGAAGCGgccaattttcacttttataAAAACCTCCAAATGGCCGGGCTCACTAGTCTAGGGTGCTTTCGGGAGATGCGCCCCCTGGGGCTGGAAGCCGTTCTCGTCCGCTATGTAGGTCACAGTGTAGGTCACCCCGTCCAGCCCCACGAAGGAGAACTGCCCCCTGACCACGATGGCCTCGTTTTCCGTGCCGGCGTTCTGCAGCTGCCCCTGCTCCTGGGCGGAGGTGCCGTCACTGGTCTCATACCTgtccgaaaaattaaaatttttggaaaataaaaaaaaacactcacaGATAGTTGTATCCGTCGATGCCGATGTTGTCGCTCTCGTACTTGGTGATGACGGCGTCTTTGGAGTCGCGCTGGGGGGCGGCGAAGGCGCACGCCGCCACAAGTGAAACGAAGAGCAATAATTTCATGATGAGTTAGTGACCACAATAGAGAACGAGATGAAGGTTTGCGCTTTTATACGAGAGTATCCCTGTACTGCCCAGACGCTATTTACCATCGCCTGCGTGTCTTCGCTGACATTTACCACCACCTTTACCATCATTATTTTGGCATTGTGATCTCAAAGTTCAGTTCGACAAAGAGGTGAAGATTGACCCAGAGTGCCGGCGGCCAGAGATGGGTCGGTTTGACGGTTTCGGAGGAATTTCGGTGATCTTTTCACCGGGGGAGATTTATGAGGAGGGCACAGCCGTGGGCACGATCAACGAGCGGATTATATGGGATTGTggctaatttttgaaaaatctttcTTTTGcctcttattgatttttgataaa
It contains:
- the LOC658941 gene encoding flexible cuticle protein 12 yields the protein MKLLLFVSLVAACAFAAPQRDSKDAVITKYESDNIGIDGYNYLYETSDGTSAQEQGQLQNAGTENEAIVVRGQFSFVGLDGVTYTVTYIADENGFQPQGAHLPKAP